In one Longimicrobium sp. genomic region, the following are encoded:
- a CDS encoding tetratricopeptide repeat protein encodes MTKRVLARQGRRWCIPPAILSDPDETLEGVAILRELPNEHGLLLWKALRDVLLWAAVEPGHRAGLFVADAAGLRLAQLQAVPMDGQVELALTALTAVVASPESVSAESVTLACQGISRWAQERQLLGTSLLFAQAAALASPEQARPGYEVGSLALRMDRPARAETWLRRTIGVARRGKDWETYALAYIDLGALYGGRGKLEAARGYYVRAIRTTRRKGHLPARGAALHGLFLLEMELGKLEQAEAHARKALRAYGAGHPRLPDLLHDTARLWLALERPNRAATMLKKQLPGRAEGRERAVTLGLLARAAAGSGARPQYEEAWSAAWMIVDYDLSGTHASALLELARAAARQQDWPRMQQASRLYGLQPRTAAPARNVQQLSELLRLARQPG; translated from the coding sequence ATGACAAAACGTGTACTCGCGAGGCAGGGGCGGCGCTGGTGCATTCCACCGGCGATCCTGTCCGATCCCGACGAGACCCTGGAGGGCGTGGCGATCCTCAGGGAGCTTCCGAACGAGCACGGATTGTTGCTCTGGAAGGCGCTTCGAGACGTGCTGTTGTGGGCCGCAGTGGAGCCGGGGCACAGGGCCGGGCTTTTCGTTGCTGATGCGGCGGGCCTACGCCTCGCGCAGCTCCAGGCCGTCCCGATGGACGGCCAGGTGGAGCTGGCGCTGACGGCTCTGACGGCTGTGGTGGCTAGCCCGGAATCGGTGAGCGCGGAGAGCGTGACCCTTGCCTGCCAGGGGATCTCGCGATGGGCGCAGGAGCGGCAGCTGCTGGGAACCTCGCTGTTGTTCGCCCAGGCGGCCGCGCTGGCCTCTCCCGAGCAGGCGCGGCCCGGGTACGAGGTCGGCAGCCTTGCCCTGCGGATGGACCGGCCCGCGCGCGCGGAAACCTGGCTGCGGCGCACCATCGGCGTGGCGCGCCGGGGAAAGGACTGGGAGACGTACGCACTGGCGTACATCGACCTGGGGGCGCTCTACGGCGGGCGCGGAAAGCTCGAGGCTGCGCGCGGGTACTACGTGCGGGCAATCCGCACGACGCGCAGAAAGGGGCACCTGCCCGCACGCGGCGCCGCGCTGCACGGCCTGTTTCTGCTGGAGATGGAGTTGGGGAAGCTGGAGCAGGCGGAGGCGCACGCCCGGAAGGCGCTGCGGGCGTACGGTGCCGGGCATCCTCGCCTTCCCGACCTGTTGCACGATACGGCGCGCCTGTGGCTGGCGTTGGAACGGCCCAATCGCGCCGCGACGATGCTGAAGAAGCAGCTCCCCGGACGCGCGGAGGGGCGCGAACGGGCGGTGACGCTGGGGCTCCTGGCGCGGGCCGCGGCGGGTAGTGGTGCCCGGCCGCAGTACGAGGAAGCCTGGAGCGCCGCGTGGATGATTGTGGACTACGACCTCAGCGGCACCCACGCATCGGCGCTGCTGGAGCTGGCCCGCGCCGCCGCGCGCCAGCAGGACTGGCCGCGGATGCAGCAGGCCAGCCGCCTCTACGGCCTTCAGCCCCGCACCGCGGCGCCGGCCCGCAACGTCCAACAACTTTCGGAACTCCTCCGCCTTGCTCGGCAGCCTGGATGA